A window of the Thiomicrospira microaerophila genome harbors these coding sequences:
- a CDS encoding FtsB family cell division protein codes for MKILIIVLSVLVFLSGIRLLSSNGGLGEYLALKLRLAEVEQQVKTQQAINDLLKKEVIELQTGTDALETIARQRLGMIGGNEIFIQVLNLPPTQVVAPIPDEQVESIQENPLPINPIEP; via the coding sequence ATGAAAATACTGATTATTGTTTTATCCGTCCTTGTGTTTCTATCCGGGATTCGCCTACTATCTTCAAATGGAGGATTAGGCGAATACCTGGCACTCAAGCTTCGTTTAGCAGAAGTTGAACAGCAGGTAAAAACTCAACAAGCGATTAACGATCTGCTAAAAAAAGAAGTCATTGAATTACAAACCGGAACCGACGCACTCGAAACCATTGCACGCCAGCGTTTAGGCATGATTGGCGGTAATGAAATATTCATTCAAGTGTTGAATCTTCCCCCAACCCAAGTTGTCGCTCCGATACCTGATGAACAGGTGGAGTCCATTCAAGAAAACCCGCTTCCTATCAACCCGATTGAACCTTAA